TACATCACCCTTCACCCTAAATTCTAAATAACACTAACccaatatttctttctcttttcctttaaatCAGGTAAACCTCCTTATATTGTTTGTGATTAAAATAAGAATGAGAAGTTTATTGAaacttgtttatttatataaatttcacgttgtaaacctttttttttattgagattGATAAACCACGGgaattaattttcaacaaataagGACTCGTTTGAAaacgtttttgttttctattttctatttctcgTTCCATGTTTCTTCCTTTACATTTTCTCGCAAAAAACAGtatgtttgataactattattataacCTATTtcttactattattatttctaaaaccAACCCATCAATTCTTGTGCTTGAGAAGTAAAAACTTAAGAGAGAgaacaaacttaatttttaaaaactaaaagtgaaaaagaaattaataaagtaGGTCGTCCAATAAAGTTTGTtcactaaattattaatttgacacatttttcttttaactttgagAAAAGAAGTTTTGTTACCGTGCACCTTATCCCAATTATATGGGCCGTTTGTCCAAGCCCCGGGCTCGGCCCATATATTTTGAAGCTTTAGCCCGAACTCGACAATGATCAAGAAAGTTTTGTTTGCTCTCAGGAGAATCACTTTAATACTTAACTTTTGTTAGTTTAGGACTTTCAACATTGTTAAGtttaattatgtaaattagattttcatatttgtagcTTTCAGTtgcacttttattttttctttcttattctataaattttgttttctggtCAAAAATGGATACATTACAGTCAAAAAACAGCCGTAGAAGTTATTTCattgatttgtttattttctaaagtgatggttttatttattttattgtagaCAAAATCTCCTTCCAGCTTCTAATCATTCCTGATTGATGCACTTCAATTATAGAACTTTGTTAATTTACAAGTTCaactcttttaaattttaaaaatttgtatctattttgattttcaaactttttaagaTAGTTTAATatgtttacaaattaaaaattttaaattttttgtcaaatggaaacttaaattttcacttttatatttagtatactctaagttttttttctaaaaaaaaatcttcagaaatttaaacttataaattagaaagtaggttgattctaaaattgatagttgcaaatttagcaattagattcaaagtaattaagtatataataatattttaaaataaattgcaaatatagcaaaatttgtcaaattctatcaatgatagaagtctatcaccgatagatcatgttgtaaatattggtctatcagcgatagttttgctatatttgtaaaaaaaaattaaatgttgctatattcttaattaatattgttaaaaTGATAATCAATTACAATTATCCAAATGAAATTAGGAAGATTTATAAAgcacaataatattattaagataaaaaataataataatttatatatcaataataaataatgacacaatgtttatatatcaaatcatGAGTTAGATGGACAAGCCTACTCATAAGCTTGAGTCAAGTGATGTGGGTCGAGTCCCCTCCTAAAATATAGCATAAATCAAACCCGTTGGCTTGAGGTTTAATGTTAAGTTGTCCATGATTATCCTaaaatctctttcttttttcataagaTTGATCATTTAGGgtgttttcttaaaataaatttcaaattgcaatagaaaagaatttgaCCGTAACAATAATTtcgttaaaataaatttgaagttgcaATGCAAAAGAATTTGATCACAAAATCTTGATGCATCACccaaaaatactaaaaaataaaataaaatattttgatgggATGTACACATATAAACGACTtcagttattttattattcataatgGTTTGAAGTTGATGCATGTAAgtttcatataaaaataaagctACTAAAGTGTAGATACATACCTCTAATTCGTTCCTACAAGAAAAGCCTTCACCCATCGTCTTCTTCCTCATTCCTCTTATGTGTataatcaacaataataataatggcgCTTGATGTTGCAGACATTGACCCAACCCCTCCCTTCTCTCCTTCTAAACTCTTCAATGGAAAATCCTCTTCCCCTTCCAAGAATTCCTCATTATTATTCAACACTAACAACTTcccttccatttcttcttcaacctccTTCTCCACCCTCCATCAATCTCTCCCCGAATCTCCTCACGTCTTCGATTTCTCTGAAATCATCGCTGCCACCAACAATTTCCTCACTAACCGAATCTCCACCACTTCTTCCACTCCCTCCTGGCGCTGCACACTTCACGGCAAGGATGTTATCATCTTCCAACGCAAGTTCCAGCCTCAAATCGGCCTTCAACATTTCAAAGATCGCTTCTACAAGATTTGTCTGTGTCACCATACCAGTATGATTCAACTCCTCGGCATTTCTATCTCTGCCGACTATCTCTATTTGGTTTACAATTTCGTAAATGGAGCTAATCTCTCCGATTGTTTGAGAAACTCCAAAACCCCTAATTTCACTGTTTTATCCACTTGGATTTCCAGAATGCAAGTGGCTACAGATTTGGCACACGGACTCGATTACATCCACAACAAATCAGGAATTAACATCAGTTTAACGCATAATCACATAAAGAGTAGCAGTATTATAGTAACAGAGCCTTCGTTTAATGCGAGAATTTGTCATTTTGGTGTAGCGCAACTCTGTAATGAGGATGATTGGAATATAGGAATTGAAAAACCTTCGAATTCAAGGTGTGATAATGGcgaaattgttgaaaattcaaagaaaaaactggAGTTGAAAGATAAGCAACTGCGGCTGAAATCGAAGAAAGTACAGATAAAAGGAGTTAGAGGATACATGGCGCCGGAGTACAAATCCAGCGGCGTAGCAACACCGATGACGGACGTGTATGCATTTGGCGTCGTGATCTTAGAACTGTTGACTGGTGAAGAGCCAGTGAAGTTCGAATTTGATAGAAAGAAAGGGAGTTTCGTTAGGGTTTCTTTGATTGAGAGTGCATTGGCGGTAATCGAAGAAGGTGGTGGTGATGACGTGGAAGGGAGGTTGAGAAAGTGGGTAGACCGTAGGCTTAAGGACTCATTTCCGCTACTGGTGGCAGAAAAGATAACTCGTTTGGCTATTCGATGTGTCGACGTGGACCCAGCTAAGCGGCCTAATATGGCCTACGTGGCAAGCAAGATTTCCAAGTTGTATATAGAGTCAAAAATTTGGTCCGATCATTTGGTAAACCCTGCCAACTTGTCAATGTCACTTGCTCCCCGATAAGAGATGTTCCTCTTTCTTCCCCCATTCTCCATTTAAGTCGAAAATGTGGAAAATTTGTACCTTAAATGGAGATCATATACATCCCATTATCCTGCATTGTTTGCATCCTTTTACTTCATTGACCTAAGATGGAAATCACACTTACTCAACCTATAAACTATACTGGTAATGTAGCACATCTTCCATTTgtgattttcatattttagatCATactcaaaaaaaagaaacatcacTTCATTTCACCCTAAAgtataatgagaaaataaatatgattgttTGTTCAAACATATGtactcttttatatttatggtacaaattcaaatctatacatatataaaataatatcattaatATCATATCAATCATTTTAACCCAAACAAATGTGACAATATATATGGATAAGATTAAGATGTAAATAATCCTGTTTGTGCAAGATTACCAAATATGTAGTCTGTATATTATTGTGACTAgtattatgttattattgtCGAATGTAACTATGTAAgtattatattcaaattccaagtcttaatgtttaataatcaaaacaaTGAGCATGTTTGAATTGGatatttagatttagattaTACAAATACACATAATTTAAGAGATAATTATTGTTTCCGTGAACATCTCTGCTCTTAATTGCACAAACTCCATATATATCTTGATTATTAAATGTTACATAATCACGTCATTACATTCATCATCAAAGTTGACtctgtaaaaaataaattaaaatagagacaCCCACACTAGACTTCTACCTCCTATATGAAAAGTATCAGGGAGGATATCCACAcctatatttatgattttgtaaGATCCAAATTATTAGTAAATGACCTAAGTCAACTATACATACGTGcttgttttcatattattaatttccttttgttttaaatgattttctatttttaaatataataacataaattaagatatttataaccataacaaaatatacaaCAATCATTGtcgtattttaaaatatttttaacaatttatttcttttaataattttcatataagaTATATTTAGTCTAAGTTTTCATAACATGGAGAAGTATAActtatatgatatgatattaaaaacatgtgtttgatgtttttaaaattatttagggTTTTGGAATGGTTTGAATTtcctattttcaaatatggttATAAATACATGCCActctttgttttctgtttttttttttttttaatgaaaaagtgCTTTTGggattaaaaaatagattgtaTTTGtgtacaaaataaatgaataacagtggtataaaaaataataattaatataaaagcaAACTTAactcaattataataattgtatGACCATTGTTATTATTGGTTTACATTATTTAGTCTCGTAAAAGTATgcgataagaaaaaaaacgaacATTGTTTAAGTCATTCAATTCTATATTGTTGCTTAggataattaattagtttaactTTTGTTCAACATTACAATACAACATTATCATTTACTAAagtcaaaaagtttaaagattgATACGTTAGTCAATATAAATATCACACTATTAAAACATTACTTTTTTCAGTCAAATTTGATTGGTTTTAGTGATGTTTGTGACACTTACAATCTCCACACGCACACAtagttgaataagaaaaacttagactaaaaaaactaaactcaaatttattataaatattccCAATTACGGTAGAGACGTTCAAGTTCAATGTTTTAAAGACAAAACAATTGTCAAACCTCTATTACCCCACATGTTACTTTGTATATTACATATGTGTTTCATACTTTTATATTATGGATGTTCATGTAAAGTACTTGTctcatatttatctttttatttataaataaagacaTTTGGTGAATACGAccattcaaaagaaaaagcaaaccggagataattaaaaagtttaaatttttttcatatttgatattttgttattttagtattatattttctcaaaagatATATGTTTCCCTTGTACAgagaatttattataaaatacaatgaaTACAACAATTATGTCCATAATTGTGAAGTAAATGGAATTAAaggtgtgtgtatatataaaacctGTTGAGAATTTAAAAGTCAACTAATAATGGATACTCTCTTCGAAATAAtgtatacaatatatattgtCTCCATGTCTTGGGATCTATTCTTCATTTAGCCCTTAAATCATAAAtgctacattttttaattttaaatattgattggAGTTTCCACTTAGTTTATATGTTATTCAAGGTTttaccaattttattttattatttggtaGAGAGATTATtcttaataacaaattttttgaaaatatttataaaatataaccaaatttcatattttgaaaagataaatataaaaaaatttctatcaataaatGACTTCTATTAGTAtctatcaataaatttaataatagtgtatatcatttataaaagtCCATTGGGgatagatataaaattttgcttctaTTTAGatgtaataaatataataaataatagatgGTTGTGGGCACATGTGTGGGCTTAGCGTTTTCAATAGTTGAAATACATTGGGCTTCGATTGAAGAAGCGGGCCTTTTATGGCCCATGAAATCAGTGTTGTAtgaacaatatttatttttaacattaaaagaaaaatagttatcaatCAAAATCACAAAGTTGGTACATACCATAAACCACTCGAGTACGTTGACTACAAATAAAT
This DNA window, taken from Cucumis sativus cultivar 9930 chromosome 6, Cucumber_9930_V3, whole genome shotgun sequence, encodes the following:
- the LOC101211763 gene encoding lysM domain receptor-like kinase 3, with product MALDVADIDPTPPFSPSKLFNGKSSSPSKNSSLLFNTNNFPSISSSTSFSTLHQSLPESPHVFDFSEIIAATNNFLTNRISTTSSTPSWRCTLHGKDVIIFQRKFQPQIGLQHFKDRFYKICLCHHTSMIQLLGISISADYLYLVYNFVNGANLSDCLRNSKTPNFTVLSTWISRMQVATDLAHGLDYIHNKSGINISLTHNHIKSSSIIVTEPSFNARICHFGVAQLCNEDDWNIGIEKPSNSRCDNGEIVENSKKKLELKDKQLRLKSKKVQIKGVRGYMAPEYKSSGVATPMTDVYAFGVVILELLTGEEPVKFEFDRKKGSFVRVSLIESALAVIEEGGGDDVEGRLRKWVDRRLKDSFPLLVAEKITRLAIRCVDVDPAKRPNMAYVASKISKLYIESKIWSDHLVNPANLSMSLAPR